From the Lycorma delicatula isolate Av1 chromosome 4, ASM4794821v1, whole genome shotgun sequence genome, the window GTACCTAGCCCACACAAATAGGTACATCATACATAATTGACACATTgctgtacataaaaatacatcacAATTTATATTAAAGGACTGAAGAACTAGATAAAAAACTGGCAGCAGTGAGATCTTAAAAATAAACcgggtaattatttagaaagattagGCACACTCAAAAGTCAATAATCTTGGTATATGTTTTAGTCATCAtgttaataatcaataaacaagaaaaaggtgTCACTGTActgtattttctgaattttaccatatttttgttctaataataataataacgaattttttttgttttttcttgacttgtaaaaatttttaaataaaaaattacatattcccaTAGTTAGGTAGGTAGTTTAGTAAAGTTTAGGTCAGGGTTACCCAACccactaggttggtctagtggtgaatgcatcttcccaaatcagctgatttggaagtttaGAGTTCCCAGCGtcccaagtcctagtaaagtcagttattgttacacggatttgaatactagattgtggatactggtgttttttggtcattgggtttcaattaaccacacatctcaggaatggtcgaactgagactatacaagactgcacttttacactcgtacatatcatcctcgttcatcctctgaagtattatcagaacGGTAATTatcgaggctaaacaggaaaaagaaaggtcagggttacccaccgggttggtcgtggtgaactcgtcatcgtaaatcagctgatttgaaagttgagagttctaagattcaaatcctagtaaaggcagttacttttatatgaaaagtTTATACCGAAGTTAGGTTTCAATTGCCacatatcttaggaatggtcgacctgagactgtacaagactacacttcatttacattcatacatatcatcctctgaagtaatatcttattgTGGTTGCAGAGGCTAACAGAAAAGAAAGAGGTCACAGTTAAAATTAAGGTTAGGTTAGGTAACTGACTGAACTTCATATGATATAAACATAACCTAATATAATGCTTGCTTTGCATGCTAATTTTGACTAATTAaccgtaaatattaaatttggtggtttaaaatgtaaacaaaagaatGTTGATACCAATTCAAAACATTACCCTTGCTGCTACAgtaataggtaatttttttcattttgaaatcatCCAAAGTCAAAAACTACAGTAAAGTgacatcttttatataattttaatcagcATGGTGAATACAACAATCTACACAGAGATTATTGGCTTTTGAATGCACatcatctttctaaataaatCTTGCTAACCAATCTAAACAGATCATTTCACACTGAATACTATCATCAAAATGACACACAGTTCATTTGAcatatataaactgaaatattccAACTGCACAGTGTTCTACATTGTTCAAACAAAGGCTCGGTGAATACATGAAAGCTCTTCTTAGCTATATATTGTCAACCATCTCATAGATAAGTCACAAATCCACCTATATTGATAACAGTgttgatgttttattaataaatgagaaaatgaccatgttttaacaaactttaagaTTAAAGATCACAGATTTACAGATACATTTCAGATTCTACACACTTTTTGACCACATTCAAAATTTTTGtctatttaactaaaaataaacctatcAGTAATTATATCAACCCACTGGTTGGTGTTACTGCTTGTACGTTAgatgaatcatttttttgtatctgtgtttgtgtgtgtgtgtgtgtgagacttAATGTTGGAACTGGTACTTAAAGGTTATATGGGacccctactgaaatccaatCATTTTTTGCGTTTTACTTATTCtagtaaattttcatcatttatctattagtttattatttataacatgaatttagaagtataagataataattatatataacatttgaaCACAATTCAGCACGATAAATCTTACATACGTGTAacttattgaatataatttttatttttaatgttaatcagaTGAGATTAGCAAGAGAAgtgagcataggttatgtttgattagattatgttaaTTCTGTGTAATGATGAATCGCGCATGAATataaacataacctaaccaaacataacctatacTCTCTTCATTCACTAACCCCATCTAATTGACGTTAAGTTTACTAGAACAAATAAAAGGCAAAAAACAATTGCATTACAGTAGGGGACCTGTATAACTGATATAAGCACCTtggaattaattagtaaaatggtttttaaggtttattgtcccaaaatttatattcattctaaatttgtatattatagattaatttttatattttacttttttttaggttcttcagtaaaaatgaataatctgTTTAGAAGAATTACAAACACTGcaacaaatttaattcaattatcgTGTAATTCTGGTAAGCTTTaatgattttatcattattttttagataagtactgttttcttataaaaagagaGAACTATGCATATTCATGTAATATTCTTAcatgaatattattcattttcatattctttttatacaactgtttttttctttaaaaaatcaatagatATTCAAGAATTTGACAAAGAACAGCGTGGTTAGTAATCCCTTATTAACAGAACCAAACTGCCCATTGATTCAACTGTAActgttctttttataaatatttctatattgagGTTAAACTGTAATTTCATcaatgaaaaattgtgaaatatgtGAAAAACTTTGTGAATCTTACTTataatgagttttttattttcacaattttgcTTAATGgacattactattaaaaaatcatgTGTGATGATGTACAGAATTTCATTTATGTCTCAAAATCACTTATATCTggtgtatttcttaaaatatcatttatacacttagacaaattgaattttattttagcaagatgtaataaattgaatataatttgcAATCAGCAGTTTAatggttgtttttcattttttttaaatataaattagaaaaattgtttataatttttctattaaagctACAGATATATTGCAATGTTTTGCTGTAGACACCAAATTACCCAGtccatataaaacaaaattcattttacatgTAAATATACAGATTATGTTAGGTTGGGTTTGATGgtaaaccttattttttatatatagtactTGGTGATTCAGATTtgggttttaaaataataaattgaatcaCTTATTTCATACTAAGAGAATTTCtatactatttactttttttatttaatgcactTTTTAAGGAAAAACTGTCCCTTACTTTACATTTACATAGTAAATAAGTTTTTCTCAAtccttttgattacaaataattaaagacCTCTTGTCTTTCATTTGGAAGTTCAgggtttgaatcccaatcagaCATGTCCATTTCCACACTCGCACAAACAAGTCTCAGGCTTATGTGTGGAATTAATTCATCAGGTAATTAGGGTCATCACTGTCAAATAAATATGGTGTGGTATTTGTTGGTTTTCTCTGTTTGCAAAATAATCAGCAGTGTTCCTAGAAATTGTGATAGGTATTGGtgatgttgaatatttttttaggtgGGAAACAATCTCTTGTAGTGTTTCAgagaatttttaatgaacaacTCTCACCTTTAAATTTTGGTCCTTTGAGTATATGCTCTATTTTCTAACTGACTAGAACTTCTCAATTTAGTTCTGGTTTATAAAGTGTGTGtaatataattttccattttaaaaggcTTGAAGATAAATATACATGTAGGATCAATTTCTGTGGGCTCTTAACATGAAGAGAAGAGATTTACTTGATGCCTTGATGGATTGAATTTCATTGCTATGTTTACCAGTATACAATCAATTAGGAATTATCAATCTTCACTTCTATCAAATGTGATTTTTAATACACTGTACTACTATTTTACTTATtgtgctattttttatttattttttaaacatttacagatGAAATCAGTTGATATAATAAATAGTCTAATCTATCAACTAGATAAtctaatctataaaatataagcTTTGTTGTAACACCAGAGCTAGTAGTGATACAACAAAACCTTAGAAAATGGATGTGATAATGTAACAATGCATATGCATATAAAACAGATGGATGACCTAGTGACAAAAGGCTGCCTtggtttatgtttaaatattgcaGTTGTGTCTAGTTGGCCAAGTACTATGCATGCATTCTGAGCTATTGCACATGTATATTGATAAGGGCTGTTGGGTTCAGAAGCTAGTTTCTGGGGATGTCGGCTCAGCTATAGTCAAGTAGTTGCAGCTCGTCCGTTGGAATCGAACTGAGCTTCCCGTGAGTGGCAGCTGGGTTCCCACTACAGTGTTGCAGTAGTGGCCTGCACAGCCCCACAGTGTCGGATGGGCATTGATCGTCTATCGCCGGCACAGTCAAGGCAGCTTTCTCCAAGTGATCCCACTTGGACTGGGTACTGCAGATAGACCTGTTGATTGGTCCACCAGCCAGGGTGTTTGAAGCTCAGCAAGTTGGGGTGGGTATGTAGCATCCTCGCCCCATGGCTCAGCAGATTgaccaggcctgctgctctggcaGGGATGTTGGCACCTGCCAAGAGGTCCCACATTGGGCCTGCCAGGgaacttctttcttcttcaatttCTTCCTCTTCTCCAGGCAGTGATTGGTGAtgaaataatctttcattttGCTGCTACCAATTTTTTATAGGTGCCTGAGAATGGTGGGACTGCAGCACTGTTGTGATGGGAGAGTTGTGCAGTCAGCTGGCTTGGTGGAGATAAACATATGTGTAGGCGAGTAGGTAGATTGCAAGTCACCCCCAACATCTGCCTGCTAGCATTGCACTTCCTGATACTAAGCACAGCATGTGACAACAATATATAAATCAAGAACACACTAACTGCTAAACAGCTCTCCAATGAGAGTTTGGATGGAAAGTTTGTAGTTCAATTTAATTCAGTCATGCACTAAATGAATACACGGTTAggagattgtttttttatatggaaGCCTGAGCCTGTTTGTTAGTGGCTTTTTTATTTAGAGGGAAAGCTGGCTTTTTTAACATATGTGTTTTAGGTTTTTgacataaaatgtaatgttttgcTCCCACCCTACATAAAGATACCCTGATCTTCCAGTGCTTGCCCTGAGACACTTCTTTGGATAGGTTGTTTGACTCATCTTATGTGAACGTTGCATTTGGATCATCTCTGACTCACTATTCATTTGTTGCTCTTTCTTCCTTGTAGTATTTTTGGTTACTAGGGTTTGgatcattttaaaagtatagtGCTATTTGTATTTGGATTTTTCCAGGGGCTCTTCCTACAGACCTATCCAGTTACTTAACTTTCTCTTTGGTTACTTTATGTAGGGTTATAATGCATATTGGGTAGGTCggacaaaatatatacatatatttacagtCAGATAAGTATTTTACAATGAAGTTCTATAATCTTTTATAAAGCTAAAGCATCATTCATAGAATAAGTAAAATTGGACAAATAAtatgtttagtaattttaaaaaaaccaataatataaaaattaataagttttatttttaagttttattattgatttactagttgttattttttctgtgtaaataagtaaatattttattgaaatcagatATAATTGTGCATTACGTAGATCAGAACCAGATTGATAGGCAACTTAATCCAATATAATAAAAAGGGATTGCTTTAGCATTAGGGTTcaagaaatactgtaaataaaccTTGCATCACAacagttttacttaataaattgaaaaagaagataaataatggttaaagttcatattaatatgcaccattaatagttattttaagaaataatagtgATACAACtatgtgataataaataaataaaatttacactgaacaaataaacattttaaggaaATCAGATTTTCCTAAATGATCAGTTATTATACAAGAaacgtaaaatattcagtttatgaaaaatttagagTTTATGCAAATTATAGAAAATGTTAATTCAGTTTACACTATACACCACATTAGAACATTCTACATTAAGTGTAGTGTTGTAGAAGGAAACACAAACTATTTTAGCtcaatattaaacaatatgaaaCATGCTATatgtaattttgatattataaacAAGTATATACAATTTACATCTCGTAcacattatgattatattataataattatggcCCAAAAATCATTATCTTGGACACTTCACCATGAAATTGATATGCATCCACaacataaatttatgaaagtattgtgagataaattaaaatatgctaaACGATATTATATACTgaccatatattaaaatatgttaacttagttaatccattaatttatagattttaataggcagaataaaacaactaaaagtaaGTGGAAGAaacgtttatattaaataaatatcgagAAATAAACACAGAGCTTTTCTGTAATACACAGAATTGCATCACAGAAGTGGTAcgaacaactaaaaaaaaattacaatcttgcTTTGAGctatattttctttctaaaaggATTCTATTCCCTGGTACTATCATCAACATCACAGGTTATTAAGTAGATCCAAGATAAGGATAATAAATGTCACTTAAGAGTGAATCATGATAGAATGacacaaattgttaaaaaaatcattggaaCATGTTTATTATTACCCTACAGTATTTTACACAAACATCATACAGCttggaaaatgtttttcttcagttaattgtATTATACTAGAATGCTGTTTcactctttaataattttaaaagaaactttaatttttttatagttattgaacGTGGATATGCATCATTGGGCCATATGCATAAAACTGGGCCAATATATAAGTATCGACCAAATAGAAACCCGCTTGAAGGAAAATCACAAGCTAAAGgtattgtactaaaaacattGATTAAAAAACCGAAGAAACCAAATTCGGCCAATAGAAAGTGTGTTTTAGTTCGTCTTAGTACCGGTAAAGAAATGGTTGCTTATATTCCAGGTATTGGACACAATCTACAAGAACACAATGTTGTATTAGTAGAACCTCATAGATTGCAAGATACACCTGGTGTTCGATTAAGATGTATTAGAGGTGTTTATGATTTACCACATGTTATAAAAGAAACAAGGaagtagatataatttattatgtttcatttgtagttatttgtatttttaattgtctaaaaaaataaaacatttaagaaatgtacttgaaatgtaatatttctaaacagttcctcaaattttaccattattcCTTGAATAGtagatgtaatttcacaatttggTAAAGTTTAATTAGAAGGACGAACCAAATTGAAGATTAATTTAATAGGTGCATCATGAAATTCtactgggactttcataacctattctgcttgtgaaaatagtggaaaaaattcatataaacatgtcctaaatgcttcatttgcaagttacggctagtgaaagattttgttcAGATTTCTGCCACCCTGGTGAAATGAGtgcgtactgaaatttttaggatattaattaaggggcagaattagtgatttcttataggttttgacttgaaaaataaaataaaataggtcccagaaccgtatctacagtaattttgagaaatctggtgtgaaaatcaataaattgtggtaaaaatctgatttttatgaTTGATgacaacaactttgttaaatgtgataaacacataaaaaatgtaaaattgtagaaaatttaattctgaacaaaatggtacaAGATAAgttaaatgaaacaaagaaaagttgggataatttatttaaaactttaatttatttgggGAAATTTTACTATAGCACTTATAtcacattatttacaataatgttaTCATAACAGTGTTTATGGGATGTATTTACTTGCTTTGTGTGTATCTTCAGCCAGTCAATTTCa encodes:
- the tko gene encoding 30S ribosomal protein S12 technical knockout, which translates into the protein MNNLFRRITNTATNLIQLSCNSVIERGYASLGHMHKTGPIYKYRPNRNPLEGKSQAKGIVLKTLIKKPKKPNSANRKCVLVRLSTGKEMVAYIPGIGHNLQEHNVVLVEPHRLQDTPGVRLRCIRGVYDLPHVIKETRK